One Calditrichia bacterium DNA window includes the following coding sequences:
- a CDS encoding CvpA family protein encodes MFDIIAGIVLAAFIINGLRNGFFHETFGLIGIVGGIMAGVIGANAFSKTAEDFLPGILGQEPVSHLVIFIVFFVAFLFATKLAAALMKKLSETLFLGWLNKLLGSLFGGIKGALIIGLVLHAIAFMPFGKSFGKSQKDTMLYNPLYQSVPFFYKLLGNPKELPKQMKEIVEDGSDALEDTGKDIKEGIDEIDRARDKIDGIKRD; translated from the coding sequence ATGTTTGATATCATCGCTGGTATAGTACTCGCTGCATTCATTATTAATGGATTGCGAAACGGATTTTTTCACGAAACTTTTGGGTTGATCGGTATTGTTGGCGGCATCATGGCCGGTGTTATCGGCGCAAATGCCTTCAGCAAAACCGCCGAAGATTTTCTGCCGGGAATTTTGGGACAGGAACCGGTCAGCCATCTGGTTATTTTTATTGTATTTTTTGTTGCGTTTTTATTCGCTACAAAACTTGCCGCAGCGCTAATGAAAAAACTCAGCGAAACCCTGTTTCTCGGTTGGCTGAACAAACTGTTGGGCAGCTTGTTTGGCGGCATAAAAGGAGCGCTCATTATCGGATTGGTTTTGCATGCTATCGCATTTATGCCGTTTGGAAAATCATTCGGTAAGTCCCAAAAAGACACGATGTTATATAACCCGCTTTATCAGTCTGTGCCGTTTTTTTACAAATTATTGGGCAACCCGAAAGAGCTTCCCAAACAGATGAAAGAAATTGTGGAAGACGGCAGCGATGCACTTGAGGATACCGGCAAAGATATTAAAGAAGGCATAGACGAAATCGACAGAGCACGAGATAAAATTGATGGCATCAAACGAGATTGA
- a CDS encoding GatB/YqeY domain-containing protein: MSVEKKLMDDYKIAMKSGDKVRLETIRGMRSQLKNFQIEKMRELTEDEVLQVLNSAAKKRRDAIELYQQHGKADRADEELQELAIIEAYLPKQLDESAIAELVEKAIADTNADSIKDMGKIMGVIMPQVKGVADGKLVQQIVKDKLSAR, encoded by the coding sequence ATGAGTGTCGAAAAAAAGTTGATGGATGATTACAAAATCGCGATGAAATCCGGCGACAAAGTTCGGCTGGAAACCATTCGCGGGATGCGCTCTCAGCTCAAAAATTTTCAAATTGAAAAAATGCGCGAGCTAACAGAAGATGAAGTTTTGCAAGTCCTCAATTCTGCCGCAAAAAAGCGCAGGGATGCAATTGAACTTTATCAGCAGCACGGAAAAGCTGATCGCGCAGATGAGGAATTGCAGGAACTGGCGATTATCGAAGCCTATCTGCCAAAACAACTGGATGAATCGGCCATTGCTGAATTAGTGGAAAAAGCAATCGCCGACACCAATGCAGATTCCATAAAAGACATGGGCAAAATAATGGGTGTCATTATGCCGCAGGTTAAAGGCGTGGCGGATGGCAAGCTGGTTCAGCAAATCGTTAAAGATAAACTTTCGGCACGCTAA
- the rpsU gene encoding 30S ribosomal protein S21: MINVKVRDNESFERALKRFTKACEKSGLMAEIKKHMHYEKPSEQRKRKENAARRKMRKLMMENQ, from the coding sequence ATGATTAATGTAAAAGTCCGCGATAATGAATCATTTGAAAGAGCGCTGAAGCGTTTCACCAAAGCATGTGAAAAATCTGGTCTGATGGCCGAAATCAAAAAACACATGCATTACGAAAAACCGAGCGAACAACGCAAACGTAAAGAAAACGCTGCTCGCCGTAAAATGCGCAAGTTGATGATGGAAAATCAATAA
- the efp gene encoding elongation factor P, whose product MKMKAIQIRKGNVLEWNNDLYRVTESNHVTPGKGPAMMQVKMKRLSDGNKAENRFRPDEAVEKATLINLEYQYLYDDGQSLCFMDLETYEQIHISKDMLEDQINYLLPETIVQVLFHNSTPIDIELPASVELKIVDTEPNMKGATVSSSYKPATLETGLITQIPPFIENGEIIRVDTRDGKYLDRVK is encoded by the coding sequence ATGAAAATGAAGGCCATTCAAATACGCAAAGGGAATGTGTTAGAGTGGAATAACGACCTCTATCGTGTTACAGAATCGAACCACGTAACCCCCGGAAAAGGTCCGGCGATGATGCAGGTCAAAATGAAACGGCTTTCGGATGGAAACAAAGCCGAAAATCGGTTCCGTCCGGATGAAGCTGTCGAAAAAGCCACATTGATCAATCTGGAATACCAGTATCTGTACGACGATGGGCAAAGCCTTTGTTTTATGGATTTGGAAACTTATGAGCAAATTCATATCAGCAAAGACATGTTGGAAGATCAAATAAACTATCTGCTTCCGGAAACAATCGTGCAAGTTCTGTTTCATAACAGCACGCCGATTGACATAGAATTACCGGCTTCAGTTGAACTGAAAATTGTTGATACTGAACCCAACATGAAAGGCGCAACCGTATCCAGTTCTTACAAACCGGCAACCCTTGAAACCGGGTTGATCACACAGATACCGCCGTTCATCGAAAATGGAGAAATTATCCGGGTTGACACCCGTGACGGAAAATATCTGGACCGTGTTAAATAA
- a CDS encoding GAF domain-containing protein, which translates to MCSWQDLENGVFPAEEIENGQDELAELEKSLLHMGIKITMQMNNVRSILNTILKVQTAPTLDSAIQLILEGLQHMLQAQYVALSTFTKSGGIDRFFTLGMSEAAQRSIGGYPKGEGLLKHVYQSRQILRIEDIDKHAASAGFPANHPAMKSLIAGPVMHDEQLFGTVYLTNKTDGQAFTAEDEEVLKFFLPLLSITLKEKKVNAEILETKKYMEAESVQILQAIRRLAKGDLSVNVAVNNRGDDLSRIESGLSEMVASLRTLVGDIYKLAENATSQIEQISSSTEELSAGAKNQSASSQGVASAMEEMNLTVYENSQNAQRTAGLAKQNGDVMVEVNRIVRETIEKIQSVAVIIEKSAGMVEELGESSNKIGGIISVIDEIADQTNLLALNAAIEAARAGDQGRGFAVVADEVRRLAERTSHATGEISEMIGKTQKAAGQVVQIIRNGNDEMQQGLKLSQQASDALQNSVEGANDVQVKMAQIATSSDQQSAALTDISRNVESISNITSESATALSDISQTISDLSRVINQLHSSVQQFKLSKSDLMINSFAENERFN; encoded by the coding sequence GTGTGCAGTTGGCAAGATCTCGAAAACGGCGTTTTTCCCGCTGAAGAAATTGAAAACGGGCAAGATGAACTGGCAGAACTGGAGAAATCGTTGTTGCATATGGGCATCAAAATTACGATGCAAATGAATAACGTACGATCCATCCTCAACACAATTTTAAAAGTGCAAACAGCGCCCACGCTCGATTCAGCCATTCAGCTGATTCTGGAAGGGTTGCAACATATGTTGCAGGCGCAATATGTCGCACTTAGCACGTTTACCAAATCCGGTGGTATTGATCGGTTTTTTACGTTGGGAATGTCTGAAGCGGCACAACGCAGCATCGGTGGATATCCCAAAGGCGAAGGTTTGCTGAAGCATGTGTATCAATCGCGACAGATTTTGCGTATCGAAGATATTGACAAACATGCTGCCAGCGCTGGTTTTCCTGCCAATCATCCGGCAATGAAAAGCCTTATCGCCGGGCCGGTGATGCATGATGAACAATTGTTCGGCACAGTTTATCTCACCAATAAAACCGACGGGCAAGCATTTACGGCAGAAGATGAAGAAGTGCTGAAATTTTTCCTGCCGCTATTGAGCATCACGTTAAAAGAGAAAAAAGTGAATGCGGAAATTTTGGAAACCAAAAAATATATGGAAGCCGAAAGCGTTCAAATATTGCAGGCGATCCGCCGTTTGGCGAAGGGCGATTTGTCGGTTAATGTGGCTGTGAACAATCGCGGCGATGATTTGTCGCGTATCGAAAGTGGATTATCGGAGATGGTTGCCAGCCTCCGCACACTGGTTGGCGATATTTACAAACTCGCTGAAAACGCGACATCGCAGATTGAACAAATCAGTTCATCTACCGAAGAGTTGTCTGCCGGCGCCAAAAACCAGTCCGCCAGTTCGCAGGGCGTTGCATCTGCGATGGAAGAAATGAACCTCACCGTTTACGAAAATTCCCAAAATGCCCAACGCACCGCCGGGCTTGCCAAACAAAACGGCGATGTGATGGTTGAAGTTAACCGCATCGTTCGCGAAACGATTGAAAAGATCCAATCTGTTGCGGTAATCATCGAAAAATCGGCGGGAATGGTGGAAGAATTGGGCGAATCGAGCAACAAAATCGGCGGCATTATTTCTGTCATCGACGAAATTGCCGACCAAACCAACCTGCTGGCACTGAACGCCGCCATCGAAGCTGCCCGCGCCGGTGATCAGGGGCGCGGTTTTGCCGTTGTCGCAGACGAAGTGCGCAGATTAGCCGAACGCACCAGCCACGCCACCGGAGAAATTTCGGAGATGATTGGCAAAACACAAAAAGCTGCCGGCCAAGTTGTGCAAATCATCCGAAACGGAAATGATGAAATGCAGCAAGGTCTGAAATTATCGCAACAAGCCAGCGATGCGTTGCAAAACAGTGTCGAAGGTGCCAACGATGTGCAGGTGAAAATGGCTCAGATCGCCACTTCCAGCGATCAACAATCAGCTGCGCTGACGGATATTTCCCGGAATGTAGAGTCGATTTCGAATATTACGTCTGAATCTGCCACTGCGTTGTCGGATATTTCCCAAACGATTTCAGATTTGAGCAGAGTTATCAATCAATTGCATAGCTCCGTGCAGCAATTTAAGCTTTCGAAAAGCGATTTGATGATCAACAGTTTTGCGGAAAATGAACGGTTCAATTGA
- a CDS encoding lamin tail domain-containing protein: MKPIRIFLLSLVMSVFAIAQDHILITEIVVTPTDGEFIEITNPTGATIDLSNYYLTDATSSANGIFYYNIVTGSNAGGGSNSDFHARFPDGASIAPGEFQLIALSATAFNSTYSVNPTYEMIETDASVPNMREAFGGSIAANATLSNAGEIVILYSWDGQSDLVQDVDYVVWGDKDEAVDKTGVSIDGPDADTTPSTYLADTGTAAQISIVNGQPHDFGESTQRTTLIENGETASGGNGITGNNETSEDLATSFSAATPNPGSGPSGSGGTAPVIGSVSRDPLYPFANEAVTISADITDDGTVASAQLFVSIDGGTFNATAMSNTSGNTYTATIPGQPGDTEVQYYLEAMDDESNTRQTLISTYDVPGTATQIADIQSNPSAYDVVLVEAIVTLGAGITIDTRTDAYVQDESGRGINIFSQNAPDPLLVRGNRVQIIGRVTEFGGVTEIIDYSIQLVSTGNPLPSPLQLSTGDAGNIELEGSYVRSAGQISEITPGATGTDIIINDGSGALTVRVWNTTGIDLSGFAVGEELTVTAVMDIFNSASQLTPGYADELVEGTVNNAPVISNILQSPANPASGTDVSVQADITDDDTVSDAKLFFAINSAAFDSTAMSNTGGDTYAATIAGQAAGTTVEYYIKATDNAGETTLSPTNSYTVVDPQLNQPPEIVSVTQTPTEPDAGQDVQVIATITDDSSVPVRQLFYAVDGAAYDSLAMNFIGADRYAAFVPGQAGGATVDYFVKAIDDSGATALSDTFSYTLPSLQITAIADIQANPSAFTTVTVEGIITLAGGTTITTRTDAYIQDESGRGINLFSNNPPDALLARGNRLRITGTVEEFQGVTEITDFSIELISTGNALPEPLVLSTSGAGNTALEGTYVQTAGTINNIASFSDATNITINDGSGDVLIRIWGTTGIDVSSFSVGQGLTVTAVMDIFSGAAQLAPSVQSELVGGISGNIPPVISNIGQSPTLPKPDEAVTISADVTDDSQVSAVRLLFSLNSAAFDSVAMSSTGGDSYQAQISGQPDGTNVTYFVRAIDDSGAVADSPNRSFTVTDAEPGAAHLLITELAVVPTEGEFVEIFNPTGQTIDLSDYYLTDATFPGGNAYYYNIVTGENAGGGTFGDFHARFPNGATIAANEVQTIAMSGTGFISTYSVAPTYELFETDGSIPNMREAFSGSIAGQGGLTNTGEMVVLYYWDGQSDLVQDADYLVWGDKAEGVDKSGVSIDGPDADSSPSTYLNDTPIASQISASADQPHGFGETIQRTVILEYGEVQLGGNGITGHNEMSENLAQSFVIGTPNPGEVPLPGAPVVENVAFSPAQPTASDAVTVTAEAVDTDGSIASATLNYSVNGGVTLSVTMENTSGNTWSGEIPAQLNAALVQFSVTAIDNEGKSASNSGNFYVVGAVDGVLPIATIQDNVSFFDGQQVTIEGVVTLGASVIITTRLDAYIQDESGKGINLFNFDPPVASQNIDRFKKLRVSGTVTEFSGVTEITDFTTTLMAENAPLPAARFVRSGLANEVAYEGTYTRVVGEVEDLATGVGGGTNITLRDEQGTVLVRVWDTTELNISGFSIGDTISVQGVADVFNNTVQIVPGYQDEIIIPGKTARADGSGLVQVPVNVVQTDSIYQNFTVNLFGTIDDTISTVQIELPSLWGQVLTSSVEKSTVQATALLNGNPVPASQIESGSALYSNIYVRINDVIIENGDTLSVSFEPLAAPSESVDSYIWVRTAGNNGSLRLTERPGRVTVGSGGRQLIYDLQTDSRQFSAVNLRGTVTIGVGLLRETVSSGDSVTSAYVQDESGRGVQLFRFGWDTNIQRGNLVRIIGSVTEFNGVTEVEYTSSTLIAEEQPLPAALPLSNSEANSTRWDGTLVATEGVVIEKFSAGGGSTLEISDGRGSTSVRVWDTARLDLSQFNVNDRILAEGVSGLFVSQGDSIFQLLTTYQDQIRLDPDYNPSLDNVSLRVEPHPFVPDRGETIEISYNAAAVNNQVTVRIFDLGGRLVSTLLDETAALVERTFEWNGRDELNELVPLGTYVCHLEVIEPVSGKKKSKLAPIVVGTVLK; this comes from the coding sequence ATGAAGCCTATCCGCATTTTTTTACTCAGTTTAGTGATGTCTGTTTTTGCGATTGCGCAGGATCATATCTTAATTACAGAGATTGTCGTTACGCCAACCGATGGCGAATTTATCGAAATCACCAATCCCACCGGTGCGACCATCGATTTATCGAATTATTATCTCACCGATGCGACGTCATCCGCCAACGGGATATTTTATTACAACATTGTTACCGGCAGCAATGCCGGCGGCGGCAGCAACAGCGATTTTCACGCCCGTTTTCCCGATGGTGCGAGTATCGCGCCGGGAGAATTTCAATTAATCGCCCTCAGCGCAACCGCGTTCAACAGCACATATAGCGTAAATCCCACCTACGAAATGATTGAAACCGACGCATCCGTGCCGAACATGCGCGAAGCGTTCGGCGGTTCAATTGCAGCAAACGCAACGCTCAGCAATGCCGGTGAAATCGTGATTTTATATAGCTGGGACGGACAGAGCGATTTGGTGCAGGATGTGGATTACGTAGTTTGGGGCGACAAAGATGAAGCAGTGGACAAAACCGGCGTTTCCATCGACGGACCGGATGCGGACACGACGCCATCGACCTATTTGGCGGATACCGGAACGGCGGCGCAAATTTCAATTGTCAATGGACAACCGCACGATTTCGGCGAATCCACCCAGCGCACGACACTGATCGAAAACGGCGAAACCGCTTCCGGCGGCAACGGCATCACCGGAAATAACGAAACCAGCGAAGATTTGGCGACGTCCTTTTCCGCAGCAACGCCCAATCCGGGCAGCGGACCGAGCGGCAGCGGCGGCACAGCGCCGGTAATCGGCAGCGTTTCCCGCGATCCGTTGTATCCGTTTGCCAACGAGGCTGTAACCATTTCTGCGGACATCACCGACGACGGAACGGTAGCTTCCGCCCAATTATTTGTGTCGATCGACGGCGGCACGTTCAACGCGACAGCCATGAGCAACACCAGCGGAAACACTTACACAGCAACCATTCCCGGGCAACCGGGCGATACCGAAGTGCAATATTACCTCGAAGCGATGGACGACGAAAGCAACACCCGCCAAACCCTGATTTCAACTTATGACGTGCCCGGCACAGCCACCCAAATCGCCGATATCCAATCCAATCCTTCTGCATACGATGTCGTTTTGGTGGAAGCCATCGTCACGCTCGGTGCGGGCATCACCATTGACACGCGGACGGACGCATACGTTCAGGATGAATCCGGGCGCGGCATCAACATTTTCAGCCAGAATGCGCCGGACCCGCTGCTGGTTCGCGGCAATCGCGTGCAAATCATCGGGCGCGTTACCGAATTTGGCGGCGTTACCGAAATTATCGATTATTCAATTCAACTGGTTTCCACCGGAAATCCGCTGCCATCGCCATTGCAATTGAGCACCGGCGATGCCGGGAATATCGAACTGGAAGGCAGTTACGTTCGCTCCGCCGGACAAATTTCCGAAATTACGCCGGGCGCAACCGGAACGGATATCATTATTAATGATGGCAGCGGCGCGCTGACCGTGCGGGTGTGGAACACCACCGGCATCGATTTGAGCGGATTTGCCGTTGGCGAGGAACTGACCGTTACCGCAGTGATGGACATTTTCAACAGCGCCAGCCAACTCACGCCCGGCTACGCCGACGAACTGGTGGAAGGCACAGTGAACAACGCTCCGGTGATCAGCAATATTTTGCAGAGTCCGGCAAACCCGGCGTCCGGCACGGATGTGTCGGTTCAGGCGGACATCACCGATGACGACACCGTCAGCGATGCAAAGCTCTTTTTTGCGATCAACAGCGCAGCGTTCGACAGCACCGCGATGAGCAACACCGGCGGCGACACATACGCCGCAACCATCGCTGGACAGGCTGCCGGAACCACCGTTGAATATTACATCAAAGCGACAGACAACGCGGGTGAAACCACGCTTTCACCGACCAATTCATACACGGTTGTCGATCCGCAGCTAAACCAGCCGCCGGAAATTGTGAGCGTGACGCAAACGCCCACAGAGCCGGATGCCGGACAAGATGTGCAAGTCATCGCGACCATCACGGATGACAGCTCAGTCCCGGTTCGCCAACTGTTTTACGCGGTAGACGGCGCGGCGTATGACAGCCTCGCCATGAATTTCATCGGTGCGGATCGTTATGCGGCATTTGTTCCCGGGCAGGCGGGCGGCGCAACCGTCGATTATTTTGTGAAAGCCATCGACGACAGCGGCGCAACTGCGCTCAGCGACACATTCAGTTACACCCTGCCCTCGCTGCAAATTACCGCAATCGCCGATATTCAGGCGAATCCATCGGCATTTACCACCGTTACGGTGGAAGGGATTATTACGCTGGCGGGCGGCACAACCATCACCACCCGCACGGATGCCTATATTCAGGATGAATCCGGGCGCGGCATCAACCTGTTCAGCAACAATCCGCCGGACGCGCTGCTCGCCCGCGGCAACCGCCTACGCATCACCGGAACGGTGGAGGAATTTCAGGGCGTTACAGAAATCACCGATTTTTCGATCGAGCTGATTTCCACCGGAAACGCGCTGCCGGAACCGCTGGTGCTGAGCACATCCGGTGCCGGAAACACTGCACTGGAAGGCACTTATGTGCAAACAGCCGGCACAATTAATAATATTGCATCGTTTAGCGACGCAACCAACATCACCATCAACGATGGCAGCGGTGATGTGCTCATCCGCATTTGGGGCACCACCGGCATCGATGTCAGCAGTTTCAGCGTCGGGCAGGGACTGACCGTCACTGCAGTGATGGATATTTTCAGCGGCGCAGCGCAGCTTGCACCGAGCGTGCAAAGCGAACTGGTGGGCGGCATCAGCGGAAATATTCCGCCGGTGATCAGCAACATCGGGCAATCGCCGACGCTGCCGAAACCCGACGAAGCCGTGACCATCTCCGCCGACGTCACCGATGACAGCCAGGTCAGCGCCGTTCGCCTGCTGTTTTCGCTGAATTCTGCCGCGTTCGACAGCGTGGCGATGAGCAGCACCGGCGGCGACAGCTATCAGGCGCAAATTTCCGGGCAGCCCGATGGCACAAATGTCACCTATTTTGTCCGCGCGATTGACGATAGCGGCGCCGTGGCGGATTCGCCAAACCGCAGTTTTACCGTCACCGATGCGGAGCCGGGCGCAGCGCATTTGCTGATCACCGAATTGGCAGTTGTGCCCACCGAAGGCGAGTTTGTGGAAATTTTCAACCCGACCGGACAAACCATCGATTTATCGGATTATTACCTGACCGACGCCACTTTTCCCGGCGGTAACGCCTATTATTATAACATCGTTACGGGCGAAAACGCCGGCGGCGGCACTTTCGGCGATTTTCATGCCAGATTCCCGAATGGCGCAACGATTGCCGCAAACGAAGTGCAAACCATCGCCATGAGCGGCACCGGATTTATCAGCACTTATTCCGTGGCACCCACTTACGAATTGTTCGAAACCGACGGATCGATCCCGAATATGCGCGAAGCATTCTCCGGCAGCATCGCCGGGCAGGGCGGACTGACCAACACCGGCGAAATGGTTGTGCTATATTATTGGGACGGGCAGAGCGATTTGGTGCAGGATGCGGACTACCTCGTTTGGGGCGATAAAGCCGAAGGCGTGGACAAATCCGGCGTCAGCATCGACGGTCCGGACGCGGACAGCAGCCCGAGCACCTATTTAAATGATACACCAATCGCCAGCCAGATTTCGGCATCGGCAGACCAGCCGCACGGCTTTGGCGAAACCATCCAGCGCACCGTTATTCTGGAATACGGCGAAGTGCAGCTCGGCGGAAACGGCATCACCGGACATAATGAAATGAGCGAAAATCTCGCGCAATCATTTGTGATCGGCACGCCCAATCCCGGCGAAGTGCCGTTGCCCGGCGCGCCGGTTGTCGAAAACGTGGCGTTTTCACCCGCGCAACCGACCGCCAGCGACGCAGTAACCGTCACCGCCGAAGCAGTGGATACGGACGGCTCGATCGCCAGCGCAACCCTCAATTATTCAGTGAACGGCGGCGTCACCCTTTCTGTAACAATGGAAAACACCAGCGGGAACACCTGGTCAGGAGAAATTCCCGCGCAATTAAACGCCGCGCTCGTGCAATTTTCCGTCACAGCCATCGATAACGAGGGCAAATCCGCCAGCAATTCCGGCAATTTTTATGTTGTCGGCGCGGTGGACGGCGTGCTGCCCATCGCAACCATTCAGGATAACGTATCCTTTTTCGACGGTCAGCAGGTGACCATCGAAGGCGTGGTTACGCTCGGCGCGAGTGTCATTATCACCACCCGTTTGGATGCGTATATTCAGGATGAATCCGGCAAAGGCATCAACCTGTTCAATTTTGATCCGCCGGTTGCATCGCAAAATATCGATCGATTCAAAAAATTGCGCGTCAGCGGAACGGTAACGGAATTCAGCGGCGTCACGGAAATTACCGATTTTACAACCACGCTCATGGCAGAAAATGCCCCGTTGCCGGCGGCGCGTTTTGTTCGCAGCGGACTGGCAAACGAAGTGGCTTACGAAGGCACATACACCAGAGTGGTCGGCGAAGTCGAGGATCTCGCGACGGGTGTTGGCGGCGGCACAAACATCACATTGCGCGATGAACAGGGCACCGTGCTCGTTCGCGTTTGGGATACGACTGAGCTTAACATCAGCGGATTCAGCATCGGCGATACCATTTCCGTGCAAGGCGTTGCGGATGTTTTCAACAATACCGTGCAAATTGTGCCGGGCTATCAGGATGAAATTATCATCCCCGGAAAAACCGCTCGCGCGGACGGCAGCGGTCTGGTTCAGGTGCCGGTTAACGTTGTGCAAACGGATTCCATTTATCAAAATTTCACTGTCAACCTTTTTGGCACGATAGACGACACGATATCTACCGTGCAAATCGAACTGCCATCGCTGTGGGGACAGGTGCTCACATCATCGGTTGAAAAATCAACCGTTCAGGCAACCGCTTTGCTGAATGGCAATCCGGTTCCGGCATCCCAAATCGAAAGCGGTTCGGCGTTGTATTCCAACATTTATGTCAGAATTAACGATGTGATTATCGAAAACGGTGATACGCTCAGCGTCAGTTTTGAACCGCTGGCGGCGCCTTCCGAATCTGTCGATTCCTATATCTGGGTGCGCACCGCCGGCAACAACGGCAGCCTGCGCCTCACGGAACGCCCCGGTCGCGTAACGGTCGGCAGCGGCGGCCGCCAGTTGATTTACGATTTGCAAACCGATTCCCGCCAGTTCAGCGCGGTCAACTTACGCGGCACTGTCACCATCGGCGTCGGGTTGCTGCGGGAAACCGTATCCAGCGGCGATTCGGTCACATCCGCATATGTGCAGGATGAATCCGGGCGTGGCGTGCAGCTTTTCCGCTTCGGTTGGGATACCAACATTCAGCGCGGAAATCTGGTGCGCATCATTGGCAGCGTAACGGAATTCAACGGCGTCACCGAAGTGGAATACACGAGCAGCACGCTCATCGCCGAAGAACAACCGTTGCCAGCCGCATTGCCATTGAGCAACAGCGAAGCCAATTCCACCCGTTGGGACGGTACGTTAGTTGCCACCGAAGGCGTGGTCATTGAGAAATTTTCCGCCGGTGGCGGCAGCACGCTGGAAATCAGCGACGGGCGCGGCAGCACCAGCGTTCGCGTTTGGGATACCGCACGGCTGGATTTGAGCCAGTTTAATGTAAACGACCGTATTTTGGCGGAAGGCGTCAGCGGATTGTTCGTCAGTCAGGGCGATTCCATTTTTCAGTTGCTCACCACCTATCAGGATCAGATCCGGCTCGATCCCGATTACAATCCCTCGCTGGACAACGTAAGCCTGCGGGTGGAACCGCACCCGTTTGTGCCCGATCGCGGCGAAACCATCGAAATCAGCTACAACGCTGCGGCGGTCAACAATCAGGTGACTGTGCGGATTTTCGATCTCGGCGGCAGACTCGTCAGCACATTGCTGGACGAAACCGCGGCGCTGGTCGAACGCACTTTCGAATGGAACGGGCGCGATGAACTGAACGAGCTGGTGCCGCTGGGCACATACGTTTGCCATCTTGAAGTGATTGAACCGGTTTCCGGCAAAAAGAAAAGCAAGCTCGCGCCAATTGTGGTTGGCACAGTGTTAAAATAG
- a CDS encoding tetratricopeptide repeat protein gives MNFLKAKFTMTLIVLLTAFAFAQTPEAAKAFNDANTALRNRDTQGAIEKYQEAIKQDASFALAYYGLGNAYKQNNDYVNAESAYKKAIEKDNKMVKSYHFLGYVQYRQGKLTESVNSYKAAIEIDPKFESAYWGLGDVYKRQEQYQQAVEQYQKAVEIDPTSVNALRGLGVSFFELGKFEESASAFEGALEHISRGALKGDTYYRLGNAYRELDQLDQAESAYLESLKSARSSTIKGGANFGLGEIYKKRGNSGQALKYFTAASQDRTWKKPAEYEIDVLKNPGKYSN, from the coding sequence ATGAATTTCCTGAAAGCCAAGTTCACGATGACACTGATTGTATTATTAACTGCCTTTGCGTTTGCGCAAACCCCGGAGGCAGCAAAAGCATTTAACGATGCCAATACCGCGCTACGCAACAGAGATACGCAAGGTGCCATTGAAAAATATCAGGAAGCGATTAAGCAAGACGCCAGCTTTGCTTTGGCATATTACGGACTGGGTAATGCTTACAAACAAAATAACGATTATGTAAATGCTGAATCTGCGTATAAAAAAGCTATTGAAAAAGACAACAAGATGGTTAAATCATACCATTTTCTTGGCTATGTTCAGTATCGTCAGGGAAAATTGACGGAATCGGTTAACTCCTACAAAGCTGCAATCGAAATCGATCCGAAATTTGAAAGCGCATATTGGGGGCTTGGTGATGTTTACAAACGCCAGGAACAATATCAACAAGCTGTTGAACAATACCAGAAAGCTGTAGAGATCGACCCCACATCTGTAAACGCATTGCGCGGATTGGGTGTCTCGTTTTTTGAATTAGGCAAATTTGAAGAATCCGCTTCTGCTTTTGAAGGAGCATTAGAGCATATCAGCCGTGGTGCGCTGAAAGGCGACACATATTACCGTTTAGGCAATGCCTACCGTGAATTGGATCAATTGGATCAGGCTGAATCTGCATATCTGGAAAGTTTGAAATCTGCTCGTTCCAGTACGATCAAAGGGGGTGCAAATTTTGGTCTGGGCGAGATTTACAAAAAGCGTGGCAATTCCGGCCAGGCATTGAAATATTTTACGGCAGCCAGCCAGGATCGTACCTGGAAAAAACCTGCTGAATATGAAATTGATGTGTTGAAAAACCCTGGAAAATATTCCAACTAA